One region of Culex pipiens pallens isolate TS chromosome 2, TS_CPP_V2, whole genome shotgun sequence genomic DNA includes:
- the LOC120414256 gene encoding uncharacterized protein LOC120414256 — protein sequence MYSTSSWKEHFQQLLNGEAREGIVEDRIHVEEDGKAVDPPTLEEEAKAVKELKNGKSAGKDGLPAELFKHGGTRMTEILHQIILRIWCEEQLPTDWLDGLVTPIYKKGQRLDCANYRGITILNAAYKVLSRILWSKLRPMTETFVGEYQCGFRAGRSTTDQMFTLRQILDKFREYNLQTHHLFIDFKAAYDSVKRNELWKIMVEHGFPAKLIRLIRATLDGAKSSVRIANETSEAFVTLDGLKQGDALSNLLFIIALEGAARRAGVQRNGTLITKSHMLLGYTDDIDIIGIDRRSVEEAFSPFKREAAKIGLTINTAKTKYLVAGRARGSAGDGVSEVEIDGERYEVVDEFVYLGTLVTCDNDVSCEVKRRISAANRAFYGLRSQLRSRSLRTPTKITLYRTLILPVALYGHESWTLKEADQRALGVFERRILRSIFGGKQVGDRWRRRMNFELYQDYKHADIVKVIKHDRLKWAGHVARMSDERAAKTIFSSEPGRGRRLRGRPRTRWLCAVDEDARAANIVGDWSGPRSSILEIFD from the exons ATGTACAG tacgtcatcatgGAAGGAGCACTTCCAGCAGCTGTTGAACGGTGAGGCACGAGAGGGAATCGTCGAGGACAGGATACACGTTGAGGAAGATGGAAAAGCTGTGGACCCGCCTACGTTGGAGGAAGAAGCTAAGGCTGTTAAAGAGCTCAAGAACGGGAAATCCGCGGGAAAGGACGGACTTCCGGCCGAACTTTTCAAGCACGGGGGTACGCGGATGACCGAGATTCTGCACCAAATCATCCTACGCATTTGGTGCGAAGAACAGCTTCCGACCGACTGGTTAGACGGGCTCGTCACCCCAATCTACAAGAAAGGGCAAAGACTCGATTGTGCCAACTATCGAGGCATCACAATCCTCAACGCAGCGTACAAAGTACTCTCCCGCATCCTGTGGAGCAAGCTGAGACCGATGACCGAGACCTTTGTCGGCGAATACCAGTGCGGTTTTCGAGCGGGTCGGTCAACGACGGATCAGATGTTCACTCTGCGACAAATCCTCGACAAGTTCCGGGAGTACAACCTGCAAACACACCATTTGTTCATCGACTTCAAAGCGGCGTACGATTCGGTCAAAAGAAACGAACTTTGGAAGATTATGGTAGAACACGGCTTTCCGGCGAAGCTTATAAGACTGATTCGTGCAACGCTCGACGGAGCAAAATCAAGCGTGCGAATAGCCAACGAGACATCTGAAGCTTTCGTTACGTTGGATGGATTGAAGCAGGGCGATGCTCTCTCGAACTTACTGTTCATCATAGCGTTGGAGGGTGCTGCGCGAAGGGCAGGCGTGCAAAGAAACGGAACACTCATCACTAAATCGCACATGCTGCTTGGATACACTGACGACATCGACATCATTGGTATCGACCGTCGTTCAGTGGAGGAGGCGTTTTCCCCTTTCAAGCGGGAAGCTGCGAAGATCGGACTGACCATTAACACTGCCAAGACCAAGTATCTGGTTGCTGGCAGAGCGCGTGGCAGTGCAGGTGATGGTGTTTCGGAGGTGGAAATAGATGGAGAAAGATATGAGGTGGTGGATGAATTTGTATATCTTGGTACACTCGTGACGTGCGACAACGATGTGAGCTGCGAAGTGAAACGGCGGATTAGTGCTGCAAACAGGGCCTTCTACGGTCTTCGTAGCCAGCTAAGGTCCCGCAGCCTAAGGACGCCTACGAAAATCACGCTGTACAGGACTTTGATACTCCCTGTAGCTCTTTACGGTCACGAGTCGTGGACGCTAAAGGAGGCTGACCAGAGAGCACTTGGGGTCTTCGAGCGGAGAATCCTGCGTTCTATCTTCGGCGGCAAGCAAGTAGGAGACCGGTGGCGCAGGCGCATGAACTTCGAGCTGTACCAAGACTACAAACATGCTGATATCGTAAAAGTCATCAAGCACGACAGGCTGAAGTGGGCTGGACATGTAGCCAGAATGTCGGACGAGCGGGCGGCTAAAACGATATTCAGTAGCGAACCTGGACGGGGTCGTCGGCTTCGTGGAAGGCCTCGTACGCGTTGGCTGTGTGCAGTCGACGAAGATGCAAGAGCGGCCAACATTGTGGGCGACTGGAGCGGCCCAAGATCGAGCATTCTGGAAATCTTCGATTAG